The nucleotide sequence TCGCGCTGACGGGGGCTGGCCCGGAGGGGCCGCACTGGGGGCGGGCCCTGGGCGCGCTGGTGGTGGCGGGGCTGGCCGCCTTCGTCTGGAAGAAGGGCTCCCGGCTGGGCGCGGTGGGCGTGGTGGTGGCGGCGAGCGCGGGCCTGCACTTCTGGGCCTTCTCCCACGCGCCGTCCAACCAGCGGGAGTGGGCGCCGGACCTGGTGCGGATGGCCCGGGCGGACGTGGAGGGCTCCCGCGTGACGATTCACGACGTGCGTGACTTCCGCTACCGCAGCACGACGGACTGGGATGCCTCCTGGTACACGGCCACCTACGACGCGAAGGAGCTGACGGGGGCCTGGTTCATCGTCGAGCCGTTCTCCGGCTTCTACGGCGCCGCGCACACCATGGTGAGCTTCGGCTTCTCGGACGGGCGCTACGTCGTCTTCTCCGTGGAGGTTCGCCGCGAGAAGGGCGAGACGTTCTCCGCCGTGGGCGGGCTGTTCCGCCAGTTCGAGCTGATCTACGTGGTGGGTGACGAAAGGGATTTGGTCCAGCTGCGCTCCAACCACCGCCGGGACGACGTGTACCTCTACCCGGTGAACGCGTCGAAGGAGCGCATCTCCGACTTCTTCCTGGACATGGTGGCGCGGATGAACGCGCTGCACGAGCACCCGGAGTTCTACAACTCCGTCTACAACAACTGCACCACCAACCTGGTGCGTCACTTCGAGAAGGTGAGCGCGCTGAAGGTGCCGTACGACCACCGCACGCTCCTGCCGGCCTTCTCCGACGAGCTCGCGTACGAGCTGGACCTCATCGACCGCGACGCGCCCCTGGCCGACGTGCGCGCCCGCCACCTCATCAACGCGCGCGCGCTGGAGGCCTCGGGGCAGGCCGACTTCTCCCAGCGCATCCGCGAGGGCGCGGCCCGCGCGACGACCTCAAGCCCCTGAGGCGGCCTTCATCTCCGGGGGCGGGGCGGGCGTCGTCAGGTGGCGCGCGTAGTGCGCCTCCAGCGTCGTGAAGTAGCCGCGCTCCTCCCAGAGGATGGCGAGCAGGCGCTCCGACAGCGACTTCACCTCGGTGCCCTCGCCCGGCTCGGGCGTGCGGGGACCGACGTTGCCCGGGTTGCGGAACACGCGCGTGGCCTCGGCCATCAACACGCGGCTGCTCGCGAAGAGCCGGCGCAGGGCCTGGTTGATGGGCCGGGCGTCCACCTCCGCGCAGGCCGCGACAATCGCCGCGTGCACCGCCGCGGGCTTGTCGCCCTGCAGGCTCAGCGCGTCCAGGTCTCCGCGCTCCAGCGCGTGGTGCAGCAGGTAGCCGTGGTGCAGGGACACCGAGGCCACGTCCACGCAGTCCTTCACCCACAGCACGAAGAAGACCTTGCGGAACACCTTCTTCACCGGCAGCAGCATCAACCCCTTGAGGTAGCTGGCCAGCCGTCCGCCCAACGTCCTCCCCAGGCTGGAGCCCGCCAGCGTCTCCACGGCCTGGGTGGAGGCGCGCAGGCCGCGCTCCTCCAGGAGCGAGCGCACCAACTGCTCGCGCACCTGGTAGAGCGCGTAGTCATCCAGGAACGGCACCGGGATGAGGGGCGTGAGCCCCGCGGCGACGGCGTGGAGCGCCACGCGCCCCAGGGGGGCGGACGACGGGGCACCGGGCGGTAGACGGGGGTTCGGCTCGCTCATCGCTCTCCTCTATGCGCGAAAGGGCGAATCATTGCATCCGGACCGGACGTCGCGCCTGCTCGCCCGGGGGGCTGCCGTCACGTCAGCTCCGGCGGGTGCCCTTCGCGTGCGGCAGCAGCACGGAGTACAGCGTGCTCATCACGGGCGTGGGGACGCCGAGCGCGTGGCCGCGCCGCGCCACCGTGCCTTGCAGGTACTCGACCTCCATCGGCTTGCCCGCGTCGAAGTCCACCATCATCGAGGGGCGTACCTCCGCGGGGACGCCGTCCATGTAGTTCATCACGTCGTCCGCCCGCGTGGTGGTGGTGACGCCCTCGGCGGCGGCGACCCGAAGCACCTCGGCCGCCGCCTCGCGGAACATCTCCCGGAAGAAGGGGCCTTCCCGCAGCGGCCCCACCGGGGTCCTCGCGGCGGTACAGAAGCCCGCCATGGGGGCCAGGAAGGCGAGCTTCTCCCAGAGCGGTGCGCGGACGTCCGCCACCGCCTCCGCGTTGAGCCCCGCCTGCGCGAGCACGTCCCGCACGGCCTGCACCCGCCGCGAGACGCGCGAGGTATCGCCGAAGGCCTCACCCAGCACGATGCGGTGCTGCGTGCCCGTCTGCTTGATGACGCCCGGCTCGCTGATGGCGGTGGAGATGTACGTGGTGCCGCCGATGACCGCCGCCTCGCCCACGGCCGCGGCGACCTCGGACGGACTGTCCACGCCGTTCTGCAGCGTGACCACCACCGCGGTGGCGCCGCCCAGCGCCGGCGCCTTGGAGGCGGCCAGCAGCGTCTTCACCTGGGGCAGCACGCTGGCGACGTCGTAGTTCTTCACGCCCAGGATGACCACGTCCACGGGGCCCAGCAGGGCGGCGTCCTCCTCGGCGCGCGCGGGGACGGTGAAGTCCCCCTCGGGGCTGAGGATGGTGAGGCCCTTCTGCCGCAGGGCGGCCAGGTGCGCCCCTCGCGCGAGGAAGCCCACCTCGTGGCCCGCGCGCACCAACCGCGCGCCGTAGTAGCCGCCCACTCCTCCCGAACCGACGATGGCGAATCGCATGGTCCAGGAGGATAGCGAAGGCCCGCGCCCGCGCCACGACGCTTTCTGGGCGCCGGTCAGCCCGCGAGCGGCCGGATGCGCGTGCCGGTGTCCCAACCCAGCGCGCCCGTGGCCGCCAGCACCTCGGCGCCCGGACGGCTCGCGTTCATCACGAACTCCGCGGTGGCCTCGGGAGATGCGCACGCGCCCAGGATGCGCTCGGGAATCATGAACGCGCTGACGATGGCGTCCGCCACCCGGCTGTCGCGGCTGCCCGCCACCAGCAGGTCGATGACGTGCGGAGGAGGCGGCTCGAGCAGCGCGTTGGTCCACGTGGTGGCCGGCGCCACGGCGGCCCACATCCGGGCCTCGGTGTCGCGGCAGAACGTCTCGTCGAAGGGGCGCTCCGACAGCAGCGTGTCGTGGATGGCCACCGCCAGCGTGAAGGCGGACGCGGACGCCGCGTTGGCGCCCTGGCCCGCGATGGGGTCGTTCGTCACGTGCGTGTCGCCCACCGCCATCACATAGCGGCCCTCGCCCAGCCGCGCCCACGCGCGGCGCACCGTCGGCGCGAAGCCGCCCTGCAGGAAGTCCAGGGGCCCACGCACGCCGAACTCCGTCGGGTCGATGCGCTCGTACGTCGCGGGCGCGTGGCGGCGGAAGATGTCCAACAGGCCCGCGTCGAACGCGGCCGGGTCCTCGTCCCGCTTGCGCGAGATGAGCGCCGCCAGCTCCGTGCCGGGGATCGCCTCGATGAGCGTGCTGGGCAGGCGGCCCTGGCGGGTGATCATCTGCGACTCGAAGACCTCGCCCTGGCCGGGCACCAGGTTGACGTGCATGCCCAGGGGCTCCGGCATGCGCAGGCCCTTGAGGATGGCCGCGAACAACACCCGCGGAGGCTTCGTGTGCGGGGACAGCTCCGGCATGCGCGGGAACAGCGCGTTGAGGCCGTTGCGGCCGGTGGCCACCACCATCAGCGTGTGACGGCTCGACAGCGCCTCCAGCTCCCTGGCGTCCACCGGGCGGACCTCCAGATGGCCCCCGCGCTCCACGAAGGCCTCGGCCAGGCGCGGCTGGTACAGCCGGTAGTCCACGCACAGGCTGGGCTCGCCCACCCGTCCCCTCAGGCTGATCAGCTCCGGCCCGTGGACGTGGATGGCGCAGCGGTTCATCGCCAGCTCCGGCGCGCCCCAGAAGTCCACCCACATCTCCCGCTCGCGCGTCCGCGTGGGCGCGTGGTGCGTCACCGTGTTCATCAGGCGACCCGAGCGCAGCGCATCCGGCTCCTGCTCCGCGTAGATGCTGACCGCGATGCCCTGCGAGAGAAGCTTCAGACCCAGGTGCAGACCGGCAGTGCCGGCGCCGACGATACCGATGCTCGCCATCTGTCTCTCCTTCACTTTTCCCGAGCCGGAAGCTTCGAGGTCGGGAAGGCCCCCCCAGGGGATGTGGGGTTCCCCGGGTGTTCCGGGGTGCGCAGGGCTCCATATCACAATGCGAATGGAGTTCTTCAGATTGGACATACCCAGAGTCTTAGAGCCAAGGGGGTCCAGGGGGCCCCGTTGGCGAATGGACCGTTGGGTCGGACTTTGGGCCAAGCTGGCCGGAGCCCTACAGTCCGAGGGATGAGCGCGGCTCTCGACGTGGTGCTGGAAGTGGGGGACATCACCGAGGCGACGGCCGACGTCGTCTTGTTCAAATTTGCACAGAAGCTGTACGGCGCGGCCGGGAAGGCGGTGCGTCTGCTGGAGGTGGTGGGGGTGCCGCCGACGCAGGTGGCGGTGCTGCCCGGGGAATACCGCTTCCTGGAGACGCACGGCGCGCTGGGTTCTCCGCTGGCGCTCTTCGTGGGCACGGTGCGGCTGGGCGAGTTCGGCTACCACGAGA is from Myxococcus fulvus and encodes:
- a CDS encoding DUF4105 domain-containing protein, translated to MRFSSGAFNVITALVVLGGTGWAALALALTGAGPEGPHWGRALGALVVAGLAAFVWKKGSRLGAVGVVVAASAGLHFWAFSHAPSNQREWAPDLVRMARADVEGSRVTIHDVRDFRYRSTTDWDASWYTATYDAKELTGAWFIVEPFSGFYGAAHTMVSFGFSDGRYVVFSVEVRREKGETFSAVGGLFRQFELIYVVGDERDLVQLRSNHRRDDVYLYPVNASKERISDFFLDMVARMNALHEHPEFYNSVYNNCTTNLVRHFEKVSALKVPYDHRTLLPAFSDELAYELDLIDRDAPLADVRARHLINARALEASGQADFSQRIREGAARATTSSP
- a CDS encoding ketopantoate reductase family protein, with the translated sequence MRFAIVGSGGVGGYYGARLVRAGHEVGFLARGAHLAALRQKGLTILSPEGDFTVPARAEEDAALLGPVDVVILGVKNYDVASVLPQVKTLLAASKAPALGGATAVVVTLQNGVDSPSEVAAAVGEAAVIGGTTYISTAISEPGVIKQTGTQHRIVLGEAFGDTSRVSRRVQAVRDVLAQAGLNAEAVADVRAPLWEKLAFLAPMAGFCTAARTPVGPLREGPFFREMFREAAAEVLRVAAAEGVTTTTRADDVMNYMDGVPAEVRPSMMVDFDAGKPMEVEYLQGTVARRGHALGVPTPVMSTLYSVLLPHAKGTRRS
- a CDS encoding styrene monooxygenase/indole monooxygenase family protein, with protein sequence MASIGIVGAGTAGLHLGLKLLSQGIAVSIYAEQEPDALRSGRLMNTVTHHAPTRTREREMWVDFWGAPELAMNRCAIHVHGPELISLRGRVGEPSLCVDYRLYQPRLAEAFVERGGHLEVRPVDARELEALSSRHTLMVVATGRNGLNALFPRMPELSPHTKPPRVLFAAILKGLRMPEPLGMHVNLVPGQGEVFESQMITRQGRLPSTLIEAIPGTELAALISRKRDEDPAAFDAGLLDIFRRHAPATYERIDPTEFGVRGPLDFLQGGFAPTVRRAWARLGEGRYVMAVGDTHVTNDPIAGQGANAASASAFTLAVAIHDTLLSERPFDETFCRDTEARMWAAVAPATTWTNALLEPPPPHVIDLLVAGSRDSRVADAIVSAFMIPERILGACASPEATAEFVMNASRPGAEVLAATGALGWDTGTRIRPLAG